Proteins from a genomic interval of Lycium ferocissimum isolate CSIRO_LF1 chromosome 2, AGI_CSIRO_Lferr_CH_V1, whole genome shotgun sequence:
- the LOC132045234 gene encoding probable 2-carboxy-D-arabinitol-1-phosphatase, with product MSSGAILTTPYLSFTSISYSKKFTYPKLGTSSGINYAIRCSTSSPGLPVTTERLRNDTHLTGGAFDFERATTSLTKKVLATPKKVTLVRHGLSSWNEEGRIQGSSNLSILSEKGAMQAERCKMALADMHFDQCFASPISRAKTTAEIIWQGKEEPLVFLDSLKEAHLYFLEGMKNEDAKRIYPKEYTTWREDPSNFCVDGVYPLEEIWGTAHEAWKEILLTPGEHFLVVTHKSILRALICTALGLGPERFRSVDINNGGLCVFKFNKEGEAMLHSLNMTAHMYTDHIYHY from the exons ATGAGTTCTGGAGCTATTCTTACCACCCCTTATTTAtctttcacttcaatttcctaTTCCAAGAAATTCACATATCCTAAACTTGGCACTAGCTCTGGCATTAACTATGCTATTCGTTGCTCAACTTCAAGTCCTGGTTTGCCAGTTACAACAG AAAGACTTAGGAATGATACTCATTTGACTGGTGGAGCATTTGATTTTGAAAGAGCCACAACCTCTCTAACTAAAAAAGTGTTAGCTACACCGAAGAAAGTTACTCTTGTACGACATGGTCTCAGCTCTTGGAATGAAGAAGGTAGAATTCAG GGAAGCTCAAACTTATCTATACTTTCTGAAAAAGGAGCAATGCAAGCAGAAAGGTGTAAGATGGCCTTGGCTGATATGCACTTTGACCAATGTTTCGCTAGTCCAATATCACGCGCCAAG ACGACCGCTGAAATCATATGGCAAGGAAAGGAAGAGCCTCTGGTTTTTCTTGATTCCTTGAAGGAGGCCCATCTATATTTTCTTGAAGGCATGAAAAATG AGGATGCCAAGCGCATATATCCAAAGGAGTATACAACTTGGAGAGAAGATCCATCTAATTTTTGTGTAGATGGTGTATACCCTCTTGAGGAAATATGGGGAACAGCACATGAAGCATGGAAAGAAATTTTACTGACACCA GGAGAGCACTTTTTGGTTGTGACACACAAATCTATTTTACGAGCATTGATCTGCACAGCTCTTGGACTAGGACCGGAACG GTTTCGTTCAGTGGATATAAATAATGGAGGATTATGTGTGTTCAAATTCAACAAAGAAGGAGAAGCCATGCTTCATTCCCTGAACATGACAGCACATATGTACACTGACCACATCTACCACTATTAA
- the LOC132048206 gene encoding CASP-like protein 1C2 — translation MTLANRITIFLLRLLALGASVAAIIIMVTSHDSAQVLGMTFEAKFSNTPTFKYFVGANILASAYSLIVLFFPTKKLLGRILLISDILMTLLLDSSISACLAIAQVGKKGNSHAGWLPICGQVPKFCDRVSGSLIAGFAAAILYFLLLLFSFHSVLNLYTLKA, via the exons ATGACTTTGGCAAACAGGATCACCATATTTCtgcttaggcttttagccttgGGGGCTAGTGTTGCAGCCATCATTATCATGGTCACTAGCCATGACTCTGCTCAAGTCTTGGGCATGACCTTTGAAGCCAAATTTTCCAATACGCCAACGTTCAA GTACTTTGTTGGAGCGAATATACTAGCAAGTGCCTATTCCCTCATAGTTCTCTTTTTCCCTACCAAGAAATTGCTGGGACGCATTCTGCTTATTTCAGATATA CTTATGACATTGCTTCTGGACTCAAGCATATCAGCATGTTTGGCAATAGCTCAAGTGGGGAAAAAGGGAAATAGTCATGCAGGTTGGCTACCAATTTGTGGGCAAGTTCCAAAGTTCTGTGACCGTGTTTCTGGATCTCTTATTGCTGGATTTGCAGCTGCTATACtatatttccttcttcttcttttctcttttcacaGTGTTCTTAATCTTTACACACTAAAAGCTTAG